In Streptomyces durocortorensis, a genomic segment contains:
- a CDS encoding GTP-binding protein codes for MDSAVSEAPLFAPRQPGPRDQAEESLQAWQLDHTRAPTATKIVVAGGFGVGKTTFVGSVSEITPLQTEALMTQASEETDDLSATPGKTTTTVAMDFGRLTLDDDLVLYVFGTPGQQRFWFMWDDLVRGAIGAVVLADTRRLEDCFPALDYFESCGLPYIVAVNHFEGTPGYEAEDVREALTVPPEVPIVIMDARNRITVVESLLALVGHALDVTPA; via the coding sequence ATGGACTCCGCCGTCTCTGAGGCGCCGCTCTTCGCCCCGCGCCAGCCGGGGCCCCGGGACCAGGCGGAGGAATCCCTCCAGGCCTGGCAGCTCGACCACACCCGCGCACCCACCGCCACCAAGATCGTGGTGGCGGGCGGCTTCGGCGTCGGCAAGACGACGTTCGTGGGCTCGGTCTCCGAGATCACCCCGCTCCAGACCGAAGCGCTGATGACGCAGGCCAGCGAGGAGACCGACGACCTCTCCGCGACGCCCGGGAAGACCACCACGACGGTGGCCATGGACTTCGGCCGGCTCACCCTCGACGACGACCTCGTGCTGTACGTCTTCGGCACGCCCGGCCAGCAGCGCTTCTGGTTCATGTGGGACGACCTGGTGCGCGGGGCGATCGGCGCGGTCGTCCTCGCCGACACCCGGCGGCTGGAGGACTGCTTTCCCGCGCTCGACTACTTCGAGAGCTGCGGGCTGCCGTACATCGTGGCGGTCAACCATTTCGAGGGGACGCCCGGTTACGAGGCGGAGGACGTCAGGGAGGCCCTGACCGTACCGCCGGAGGTGCCGATAGTGATCATGGACGCGCGCAACAGGATCACGGTCGTCGAGTCGCTCCTCGCCCTGGTCGGCCACGCCCTCGACGTCACCCCCGCCTAG
- a CDS encoding sensor histidine kinase: protein MQKKRPRSKGTTHDGSGATPPAPGADRRTVRVRSRLVAGVAVVGVIVLAAGAPAALGASADLTESQRLVTLAELNQQAVTLAHSLADERDAVTAYIADGRGEEDDSDAAENRTARATRVDQQIDEIHEAASAALRRDLSTIPSLRRDALTGKGTALEAHQAYSDVIVKLHGIAAELAEKTPPRAADATRAPLTLGGAAEQASATRGLLLAALAVPSPEPTVPQTDPFTGLPVQTQDEDAARADRERDELSAAAQQARVRELASLADFDQAANPAARDKLSATVTGPEVNDAEKYLTRLTDRPELSEAERRVSPKKLEAALSARVDRMRSVESALSAGQVRHLEGLRDDDVTALELSIALLGGCFLLAVGVSTAVARTLTQPLAVLRIGAARLAEEPETAEPVRYTGRNDEFAQVVRSMNTLHGKLTALHQDFTGRVESLSTERSGLIKSRESLAQQRSELQDRTAELATQLEQLKNTVHHTFVNLSLRTLGLVERQLGVIEGLEEREQDPERLATLFKLDHMATVMRRHSENMLVLAGADHGHSHAGPIPLVDVARAAVSEIERYERVTIQSLPPHAQIAGFAADDLSHLLAELLENATSFSPPDSHVELSGWLLETGEVMLSVSDEGIGMSTVRMGELNARLADPASFEPGERHIDMTGAGLGLQVTSLLAARHGVRVQLREQKGSGVAAVVVLPQALLPKSLPAASPPAVQLPGDGPALNLPGSVAEANSNALPSRSPVAPTAAERAEAATETAEATETEAAAEPMPEAEAGAAPVGVSAEAFDGSSGEVYEEVSGAEPGPVSEPVSEPVPVPEPDRVSEPDPGLASEQAVEPQPAVDPIIAAAERAIRENASTEPQRGPEPAPVPEPAEDPEAREATAVPQQGQGQGPEAEARPTPDAGAEPDSGPDAEAPAESDSEITMQVRLPKPPATPTAPTGPTVPVVPAAPITPATRQPADPYAIGPDRHERPAEGGPDDGPEFRPAPHAEAFPADVVPGPRRPEGERVTDKGLPKRTPRIVRPEGSPAGLTGGTRTGGIDRDDLRRRLGSFHQAAKEGRRDVEAEIAESTGTTSTIHTTSTARIDQTGGRRTDGRNEETGDTVEEARS from the coding sequence CAGGCGAACCGTGCGGGTGCGCAGCCGACTGGTCGCCGGAGTCGCGGTCGTCGGCGTCATCGTCCTGGCGGCGGGTGCGCCCGCCGCGCTCGGGGCCTCCGCCGATCTGACCGAGTCCCAGCGGCTCGTCACCCTCGCCGAGCTGAACCAGCAGGCCGTCACCCTCGCGCACTCCCTCGCCGACGAACGCGACGCGGTCACCGCGTACATCGCCGACGGCCGGGGCGAGGAGGACGACAGCGACGCCGCGGAGAACCGCACCGCCCGTGCCACGCGCGTCGACCAGCAGATCGACGAGATCCACGAGGCGGCCTCCGCGGCCCTGCGCCGCGACCTCTCCACGATCCCCTCCCTGCGCCGGGACGCGCTGACGGGCAAGGGCACGGCGCTGGAGGCCCACCAGGCGTACTCCGACGTCATCGTCAAGCTGCACGGCATCGCCGCCGAGCTGGCCGAGAAGACCCCGCCGCGCGCCGCCGACGCCACCCGGGCCCCGCTCACCCTCGGCGGCGCGGCCGAACAGGCCTCCGCGACCCGGGGGCTCCTCCTCGCCGCGCTCGCCGTGCCGAGCCCCGAGCCCACGGTCCCGCAGACCGACCCCTTCACCGGGCTGCCCGTGCAGACCCAGGACGAGGACGCCGCCCGGGCCGACCGCGAACGCGACGAGCTGAGCGCCGCCGCCCAGCAGGCCCGCGTACGCGAACTGGCCTCGCTCGCCGACTTCGACCAGGCGGCGAACCCGGCGGCCCGCGACAAGCTCTCCGCCACCGTCACCGGCCCGGAGGTCAACGACGCGGAGAAGTACCTCACCCGCCTCACCGACCGCCCCGAGCTGTCCGAGGCGGAGCGCAGGGTCAGCCCGAAGAAGCTGGAGGCCGCGCTCTCCGCCCGCGTCGACCGGATGCGCAGCGTCGAGTCCGCCCTCTCCGCCGGCCAGGTCCGGCACCTGGAGGGGCTCCGCGACGACGACGTCACCGCCCTCGAACTGAGCATCGCCCTGCTCGGCGGCTGCTTCCTCCTCGCCGTCGGCGTCTCCACCGCGGTCGCCCGCACCCTCACCCAGCCGCTCGCCGTCCTCCGTATCGGCGCCGCCCGCCTCGCCGAGGAGCCCGAGACCGCCGAACCGGTCCGCTACACCGGCCGCAACGACGAGTTCGCCCAGGTCGTCCGGTCGATGAACACCCTGCACGGCAAGCTCACCGCCCTGCACCAGGACTTCACCGGCCGCGTCGAGAGCCTCAGCACCGAACGCTCCGGCCTGATCAAGAGCCGCGAGTCCCTCGCCCAGCAGCGGTCCGAACTCCAGGACCGGACCGCCGAGCTGGCCACCCAGCTGGAACAGCTCAAGAACACGGTCCACCACACCTTCGTCAACCTCTCCCTGCGCACCCTCGGCCTCGTCGAGCGGCAGCTCGGCGTGATCGAGGGCCTGGAGGAGCGCGAGCAGGACCCGGAGCGCCTCGCCACCCTGTTCAAGCTGGACCACATGGCCACGGTCATGCGCCGCCACAGCGAGAACATGCTCGTCCTCGCGGGTGCCGACCACGGCCACAGTCACGCCGGCCCGATCCCGCTGGTCGACGTGGCACGCGCCGCCGTCAGCGAGATCGAGCGGTACGAGCGGGTCACCATCCAGTCCCTGCCGCCGCACGCCCAGATCGCCGGATTCGCGGCCGACGACCTCAGCCACCTCCTCGCCGAACTCCTGGAGAACGCGACCTCCTTCTCTCCGCCTGACTCCCATGTCGAGCTGTCCGGCTGGCTCCTTGAGACCGGCGAGGTGATGCTCTCCGTGTCCGACGAGGGCATCGGCATGTCGACGGTCCGGATGGGCGAGCTCAATGCCAGGCTGGCCGACCCGGCCTCGTTCGAGCCGGGGGAGCGGCACATCGACATGACCGGCGCCGGACTCGGGCTCCAGGTGACGTCGTTGCTGGCCGCCCGCCACGGAGTGCGGGTCCAGCTGCGCGAGCAGAAGGGAAGTGGAGTGGCGGCTGTCGTCGTCCTGCCGCAGGCCCTGCTGCCCAAGTCCCTGCCCGCGGCCTCGCCGCCCGCCGTGCAACTGCCGGGCGACGGCCCGGCGCTCAACCTGCCGGGGTCGGTGGCCGAGGCCAACTCCAACGCCCTGCCGAGCCGTTCGCCGGTCGCGCCGACGGCTGCGGAGAGGGCTGAGGCCGCCACGGAGACGGCTGAGGCTACGGAGACCGAGGCGGCTGCCGAGCCGATGCCGGAGGCCGAAGCGGGGGCCGCGCCCGTGGGAGTCTCCGCAGAGGCCTTCGACGGGTCCTCCGGGGAGGTCTACGAAGAGGTCTCCGGCGCTGAGCCCGGGCCTGTGTCCGAGCCCGTGTCCGAGCCCGTGCCCGTGCCCGAGCCTGACCGCGTGTCCGAGCCCGATCCCGGCCTCGCCTCCGAGCAGGCCGTCGAGCCCCAGCCCGCCGTGGACCCGATCATCGCCGCCGCCGAGCGCGCGATCCGCGAGAACGCCTCGACGGAGCCGCAGCGTGGGCCGGAGCCCGCGCCCGTACCGGAGCCGGCCGAGGACCCCGAGGCCCGGGAAGCCACCGCCGTACCGCAGCAGGGGCAGGGGCAGGGGCCGGAAGCGGAGGCCCGACCCACGCCCGACGCGGGTGCCGAACCGGACTCCGGCCCCGACGCGGAGGCACCCGCCGAATCGGACTCCGAGATCACGATGCAGGTCCGCCTGCCGAAGCCCCCGGCCACCCCCACGGCTCCCACGGGCCCCACCGTCCCCGTGGTCCCCGCAGCCCCCATCACCCCGGCCACGCGTCAGCCCGCCGACCCGTACGCGATCGGCCCCGACCGCCACGAGCGGCCCGCGGAGGGCGGCCCGGACGACGGCCCCGAGTTCCGCCCTGCTCCCCACGCCGAGGCCTTCCCCGCCGATGTCGTCCCCGGTCCCCGTCGCCCCGAGGGCGAGCGGGTCACGGACAAGGGGCTGCCCAAGCGCACGCCCAGGATCGTCCGGCCCGAGGGCTCACCTGCCGGGCTCACCGGAGGCACCCGCACCGGCGGCATCGACAGGGACGATCTCCGCCGCCGTCTCGGCAGCTTCCACCAAGCGGCGAAGGAGGGCCGACGCGACGTCGAGGCCGAGATCGCCGAGTCCACCGGCACCACGAGCACCATCCACACCACCAGCACCGCACGGATCGACCAGACCGGCGGCCGTCGTACGGACGGCCGGAACGAAGAGACGGGGGACACAGTCGAGGAGGCACGCAGTTGA
- a CDS encoding roadblock/LC7 domain-containing protein, translating into MTAPSTFGLSTEARNLHWLLSNLVEEVPGVHSVTVVSSDGLMLLSSDPGHHSAKAAGTSDGPKGSSADLATIVAGIGSLTVGAAKLMDGGGVKQTMVAMDEGSVFVMSISDGSLLGVHAAPDCDMSVVAYHMALFVGRAGHVLTPELRSELRTSMESAQ; encoded by the coding sequence TTGACTGCGCCCAGCACATTCGGGCTGAGTACCGAAGCCCGGAACCTTCACTGGTTGCTGAGCAATCTCGTGGAGGAGGTGCCAGGGGTCCACTCGGTCACCGTCGTCTCGTCCGACGGCCTGATGCTGCTCTCCTCCGACCCCGGCCATCACAGCGCGAAGGCGGCCGGGACGTCCGACGGCCCCAAGGGCTCCAGTGCCGACCTCGCCACCATCGTCGCCGGTATCGGCTCGCTGACCGTCGGCGCCGCGAAACTGATGGACGGCGGCGGCGTCAAACAGACGATGGTCGCCATGGACGAGGGCAGCGTCTTCGTCATGTCGATCAGCGACGGCTCCCTGCTCGGGGTGCACGCCGCCCCCGACTGCGACATGAGCGTCGTCGCGTACCACATGGCCCTCTTCGTCGGCCGGGCCGGACACGTACTCACCCCCGAACTCCGCAGCGAGCTGCGCACATCGATGGAGAGCGCCCAGTGA
- a CDS encoding DUF742 domain-containing protein, which translates to MTTAAAAEPAPRLPVRGADRRPARVRPYSLTGGRTRFGHVLLVETFVAALEAPEERRELTNGNLVSRVMPELQAIVELCRRMRTVAEISALLKMPLGVVRVLLSDLADQGKIRVYGTGHGTGQPDRALLERVLNGLRRL; encoded by the coding sequence GTGACGACCGCCGCCGCAGCCGAACCCGCCCCGCGTCTCCCCGTCCGCGGCGCCGACCGGCGCCCCGCCCGGGTCCGCCCGTACTCCCTCACCGGCGGCCGCACCCGCTTCGGGCACGTCCTGCTCGTCGAGACGTTCGTCGCGGCCCTCGAAGCACCCGAGGAGCGCCGCGAGCTCACCAACGGAAACCTCGTCTCGCGCGTCATGCCCGAGCTCCAGGCCATCGTCGAACTCTGCCGCCGGATGCGTACGGTCGCGGAGATCTCGGCCCTGTTGAAGATGCCGCTCGGAGTCGTCCGGGTGCTGCTCAGCGACTTGGCCGACCAGGGAAAGATCCGCGTGTACGGGACCGGGCACGGCACCGGTCAGCCCGACCGCGCACTGCTCGAAAGGGTGCTCAATGGACTCCGCCGTCTCTGA
- a CDS encoding styrene monooxygenase/indole monooxygenase family protein, translating into MRKILIVGAGQSGLQLALGLQSRGYEVTLMSNRTADEIRTGRVMSTQVMFHTALQHERDYQLNFWESQAPRIEGLGVSVAAPDSSRAVDWVGKLDGYAQSVDQRVKMAGWMETFAQRGGQLVIHGAAVSDLDYFSRTYDLVMVSAGKGELVSMFGRDAARSPFDAPQRALAVAYVHGMGPRPEHPEFDAVRCNLVPGVGELFVMPTLTTSGRADILFWEGIPGGPLDAFQGIRDPSEHLAKTLELMEKFTPWEYARATRVELTDANATLAGRYAPTVRKPIGRLPGGGLVLGVADVVVANDPITGQGSNSASKCADSYLDSIIEHGEKEFDAAWMQSAFDRYWDTAQHVVRWTNAMLGVPPEHVLNLIGAAGQLQPVADRFANGFNDPADFDDFFFEPEKTNAYLASVSGA; encoded by the coding sequence ATGCGGAAGATACTCATAGTCGGAGCCGGTCAGTCCGGGCTCCAGCTGGCCCTGGGCCTTCAGTCCAGAGGCTACGAAGTCACCCTCATGTCCAACCGCACGGCCGACGAGATCCGCACGGGCCGGGTCATGTCGACGCAGGTCATGTTCCACACCGCGCTCCAGCACGAGCGGGACTACCAGCTGAACTTCTGGGAGTCCCAGGCCCCGAGGATCGAGGGCCTCGGCGTCTCCGTCGCCGCCCCCGACTCCTCGCGCGCCGTCGACTGGGTCGGCAAGCTGGACGGGTACGCGCAGTCCGTCGACCAGCGCGTGAAGATGGCGGGCTGGATGGAGACCTTCGCCCAGCGTGGCGGGCAGCTGGTCATCCACGGGGCGGCCGTCTCCGACCTGGACTACTTCTCCCGCACCTACGACCTGGTGATGGTCTCGGCGGGCAAGGGCGAGCTGGTCTCCATGTTCGGCCGGGACGCGGCCCGTTCGCCGTTCGACGCCCCGCAGCGGGCACTGGCCGTCGCCTACGTCCACGGCATGGGCCCGCGCCCGGAGCACCCGGAGTTCGACGCGGTCCGCTGCAACCTGGTGCCGGGCGTCGGCGAGCTGTTCGTGATGCCGACTCTCACCACCTCCGGCCGGGCCGACATCCTCTTCTGGGAGGGCATCCCCGGCGGCCCGCTGGACGCCTTCCAGGGCATCAGGGACCCCTCCGAGCACCTCGCGAAGACGCTGGAACTCATGGAGAAGTTCACGCCCTGGGAGTACGCCCGAGCCACCAGGGTCGAGCTGACCGACGCCAACGCAACCCTCGCGGGCCGTTACGCCCCCACCGTCCGCAAGCCGATCGGCCGGCTCCCCGGCGGCGGTCTGGTTCTCGGCGTCGCGGATGTCGTCGTGGCCAACGACCCGATCACCGGCCAGGGCTCCAACTCGGCGTCCAAGTGCGCCGACTCCTACCTGGACTCGATCATCGAGCACGGAGAGAAGGAGTTCGACGCGGCGTGGATGCAGTCCGCCTTCGACCGCTACTGGGACACCGCCCAGCACGTCGTGAGGTGGACCAACGCGATGCTCGGCGTCCCCCCGGAGCACGTGCTGAACCTGATCGGCGCGGCCGGTCAGCTCCAGCCCGTCGCGGACCGCTTCGCCAACGGGTTCAACGACCCGGCGGACTTCGACGACTTCTTCTTCGAGCCGGAGAAGACGAACGCGTACCTGGCCTCGGTCTCCGGAGCCTGA
- a CDS encoding outer membrane protein assembly factor BamB family protein, giving the protein MEALRQDDPRRFGRFTVLARLHEGASAVQYVARDTETGEPAVVTAARPALAAVPAFRRRFQAEARTAERLAGGWVTPPLETGADEDEAPELLWTAAGYVPALPLAEAVGIAGPLPERALRILGAGIAEILSRVHAAGSVLQGLAPGTVLLAEDGPRLTAFGPLGAAASAEARPGGQLSVRLGYLTPEQIEGKEVSAASDLFVLGLLLAYAATGATPFTEGPPEEAARRIAEDEPELDAVPEPLRELITSCLAKDPAERPTAGTVAAELALEGAAGLAHGGWLPEQLAAAVTDQEARVRALGAPEEKARAAEGPGAGADDTDGPAPADGPAATAGPGAADGPGADAPREAEETEVPREAKEVKEVKEPGEATEAAEATNAPTATDSGSDSDTDTDTDTEASTEPAPTPEIPGMSATPTEPENARPEAPRPEDARPEAPRPHDPQPEDARPEDPRKALVPQDSRPLPALAKGPTTAPAPAAATAPPAATPVGDGDSGADGDIGEDRGTTRFLNTGPRPPQNDRPTTQLAVPHEMTAPPGAPHPQAPQLPAAPAAPQQPSHTQGGPAPYPPAALPALPAGPSGPGGPGGPGGGPMVSLPLPPAPAPAPDPATSRRTLLTIAAAAVGGLVVGGGAVAALGSGDTAAATDDKPAPKPRRTLPGQAPEPRWIYRHPASESAPRTTALWRDRLLVVTSESQASAVDLRTGKRLWQRADAAKGQAALAAGDELCFVATPTEFLWLSPEDGTVVHRLRYTDGFTDLPGLAVGRLAGHSGTVVWFTGSHTVTVEAPKPKKGEKKAKDKEVVQAYFFAYDIVQRKELWRTPVPAGRAPGTPVYRVIGERSTEILVRQESVTLTPAEVKAAKGKGSIRSFDQKTGKLLGTKQYGTTSPVAGIAGDEDGALFAAVGTDLQAFETDTTKPLWRVAGSPGSVFGTPILAGPLIHTTERTRQVGAVERETGRLVWRRSTEVPGIGNAPSITLSASEKTLIAADAIQVTAFSAADGERLWKFQDIGATDPKGGTVIAPYRTLTVGRTAVVQRDKVFYAFPVV; this is encoded by the coding sequence ATGGAGGCGCTGCGTCAGGACGATCCACGCCGCTTCGGCCGCTTCACCGTGCTGGCGCGCCTCCACGAGGGTGCGAGCGCCGTGCAGTACGTGGCCCGGGACACGGAGACCGGTGAGCCGGCCGTGGTCACCGCCGCGCGCCCCGCGCTGGCCGCCGTACCCGCCTTCCGCCGCCGCTTCCAGGCGGAGGCCCGCACCGCCGAACGCCTGGCGGGCGGCTGGGTGACCCCACCACTGGAGACCGGTGCGGACGAGGACGAGGCCCCGGAACTTCTGTGGACGGCGGCGGGTTACGTCCCCGCGCTGCCGCTGGCCGAGGCGGTCGGGATCGCCGGACCGCTGCCCGAGCGGGCCCTGCGGATACTGGGCGCGGGCATCGCCGAGATCCTCTCCCGGGTGCACGCCGCCGGGTCCGTGCTCCAGGGCCTCGCCCCCGGTACGGTGCTCCTCGCCGAGGACGGCCCCCGCCTCACCGCGTTCGGCCCGCTGGGCGCGGCGGCCTCGGCGGAGGCTCGGCCGGGCGGCCAGCTGTCGGTACGGCTCGGCTATCTGACGCCCGAGCAGATCGAGGGCAAGGAGGTCTCCGCCGCCTCCGACCTGTTCGTACTGGGGCTGCTCCTGGCGTACGCGGCGACCGGAGCGACCCCGTTCACGGAGGGCCCGCCCGAAGAGGCCGCCCGCCGCATCGCCGAGGACGAACCGGAACTGGACGCCGTACCGGAGCCGTTGCGCGAGCTGATCACGTCCTGCCTGGCGAAGGACCCGGCCGAGCGTCCCACCGCGGGCACGGTCGCCGCCGAACTGGCTCTGGAGGGCGCAGCGGGCCTCGCCCACGGCGGCTGGCTCCCGGAACAGCTTGCGGCGGCGGTCACGGACCAGGAGGCGCGGGTGCGGGCGCTCGGGGCGCCGGAGGAGAAGGCGAGGGCTGCGGAAGGGCCCGGCGCGGGCGCCGATGACACGGATGGCCCGGCCCCTGCGGATGGCCCGGCCGCTACGGCCGGTCCAGGCGCTGCGGACGGTCCTGGCGCCGACGCGCCCCGGGAGGCCGAGGAGACCGAAGTGCCCCGGGAGGCCAAGGAGGTCAAGGAGGTCAAGGAGCCCGGCGAGGCCACTGAGGCCGCCGAGGCCACCAACGCCCCCACGGCCACCGACTCCGGCTCCGACTCCGACACCGACACCGACACCGACACCGAAGCCTCCACCGAACCCGCCCCCACTCCAGAAATCCCCGGTATGTCCGCAACCCCCACCGAACCCGAGAACGCCCGACCGGAGGCCCCCCGGCCCGAGGACGCCCGACCCGAGGCCCCCCGGCCGCACGACCCCCAGCCCGAGGACGCCCGGCCCGAGGACCCCCGCAAGGCCCTCGTGCCCCAGGACTCGCGGCCGCTTCCCGCACTGGCGAAGGGCCCCACCACCGCACCGGCACCGGCGGCCGCCACCGCTCCCCCAGCAGCCACCCCCGTAGGCGACGGGGACAGCGGGGCCGACGGAGACATCGGTGAGGACCGGGGCACCACGCGCTTCCTCAACACCGGGCCGCGGCCGCCGCAGAACGACCGCCCGACCACACAGCTCGCCGTCCCCCACGAAATGACCGCTCCCCCGGGCGCCCCCCACCCTCAGGCTCCCCAGCTGCCCGCGGCACCCGCCGCCCCGCAGCAGCCGAGCCACACCCAGGGCGGCCCGGCCCCGTACCCTCCGGCAGCCCTCCCGGCGCTCCCCGCCGGGCCCTCAGGTCCGGGAGGCCCGGGCGGGCCCGGCGGTGGCCCGATGGTGTCCCTGCCCCTGCCCCCCGCACCCGCCCCCGCGCCCGACCCCGCCACCAGCCGCCGGACCCTGCTGACCATCGCGGCCGCGGCGGTCGGCGGACTGGTCGTGGGCGGCGGTGCGGTTGCCGCGCTCGGCTCCGGGGACACCGCGGCGGCCACGGACGACAAGCCCGCGCCGAAGCCCCGCCGTACGCTGCCGGGGCAGGCCCCCGAGCCGCGCTGGATCTACCGGCACCCGGCCTCCGAGTCCGCCCCACGCACCACCGCGCTGTGGCGGGACCGGCTGCTGGTGGTGACCAGCGAGAGCCAGGCGAGCGCCGTCGACCTGCGGACCGGGAAGCGGCTGTGGCAGCGCGCCGACGCCGCGAAGGGGCAGGCCGCGCTGGCTGCGGGCGATGAGCTGTGCTTCGTGGCCACCCCGACGGAGTTCCTGTGGCTGTCGCCGGAGGACGGCACCGTCGTGCACCGGCTGCGGTACACGGACGGCTTCACCGACCTGCCCGGCCTGGCGGTCGGGCGGCTGGCCGGGCACTCAGGCACGGTCGTCTGGTTCACCGGCTCGCACACGGTCACCGTGGAGGCGCCGAAGCCGAAGAAGGGCGAGAAGAAGGCCAAGGACAAGGAGGTCGTCCAGGCGTACTTCTTCGCGTACGACATCGTGCAGCGCAAGGAGCTGTGGCGTACGCCCGTACCGGCGGGCCGTGCCCCGGGCACCCCCGTCTACCGGGTCATCGGGGAGCGCTCCACCGAGATCCTCGTACGCCAGGAGTCGGTCACGCTCACGCCGGCCGAGGTCAAGGCGGCCAAGGGGAAGGGCTCCATCCGCTCGTTCGACCAGAAGACCGGCAAGCTGCTGGGGACGAAGCAGTACGGCACGACCTCCCCCGTCGCGGGCATCGCGGGCGACGAGGACGGGGCGCTGTTCGCGGCGGTCGGCACCGACCTCCAGGCCTTCGAGACGGACACCACGAAGCCGCTCTGGCGGGTCGCGGGCAGCCCTGGTTCGGTCTTCGGCACCCCGATCCTCGCCGGACCGCTGATCCACACCACCGAACGCACCCGGCAGGTCGGCGCGGTGGAACGGGAGACCGGCCGGCTCGTGTGGCGCCGCTCCACGGAGGTGCCGGGGATCGGGAACGCCCCGTCCATCACGCTGAGCGCCAGCGAGAAGACCCTGATCGCCGCCGACGCGATCCAGGTCACGGCGTTCTCGGCGGCCGACGGTGAGCGGCTGTGGAAGTTCCAGGACATCGGTGCCACCGACCCCAAGGGCGGGACGGTGATCGCGCCGTACCGGACGCTCACGGTCGGCAGGACCGCCGTCGTCCAGCGGGACAAGGTCTTCTACGCCTTCCCCGTGGTCTGA
- a CDS encoding C40 family peptidase: protein MSGRLLRAVCTTALTAALTVSPAIAAPAEPDPVPSDDSSSAPLVDAETALAAPEAGAPRSVATLLRELQTLYQEAEEASEAYNATAEKLKKQTARAKKVDSDLTKARAALELSRGDAGRLAREQYQGRTDFSAFLQLLLARDPLRALDQTHVIERVAAGRAATVDRLTESARRADTLASASRKAMDQQKKLAARQKKQRDTVRGKLERVEALLATLSAEQLDQLAGLEQQGVAAAQRELVASGALSSTRPPTRQGGDAVAYAIRQIGKPYVWGAEGPGSFDCSGLTSRAWSSAGRPIPRTSQEQWKRLPKVPLSSLRPGDLVVYFPKATHVALYIGNGLVVQAPRPGTEVKVSPVASNPLLGAVRPDPGGVPLSAYTLPDLPEGARDGSDTGYGADTAPDAAPE from the coding sequence GTGTCAGGCAGGCTCCTGCGCGCGGTCTGTACGACCGCCCTCACCGCGGCGCTCACGGTCTCCCCGGCCATCGCCGCACCCGCCGAGCCGGACCCCGTACCGTCCGACGATTCCTCATCCGCTCCCCTCGTCGACGCCGAGACCGCCCTCGCCGCCCCCGAGGCCGGGGCGCCGAGGAGTGTCGCCACCCTTCTGCGCGAGTTGCAGACCCTCTACCAGGAGGCGGAGGAGGCGAGCGAGGCCTACAACGCCACCGCCGAGAAGCTGAAGAAGCAGACCGCGCGGGCGAAGAAGGTCGACTCCGACCTGACGAAGGCGCGGGCCGCGCTGGAACTCAGCCGCGGCGACGCCGGGCGGCTGGCCCGGGAGCAGTACCAGGGGCGCACCGACTTCTCCGCGTTCCTCCAGCTGCTGCTGGCCCGGGACCCGTTGCGGGCCCTGGACCAGACCCACGTCATCGAGCGCGTGGCCGCGGGCCGTGCGGCTACGGTGGACCGGCTGACCGAATCGGCCCGGCGCGCGGACACGCTGGCCTCCGCGTCCCGGAAGGCGATGGACCAGCAGAAGAAGCTGGCCGCGCGGCAGAAGAAGCAGCGCGACACCGTGCGCGGCAAGCTGGAGCGGGTCGAGGCCCTGCTCGCCACGCTCTCCGCCGAGCAACTGGACCAGCTGGCCGGTCTTGAGCAGCAGGGCGTGGCGGCGGCCCAGCGCGAACTGGTCGCCTCCGGGGCCCTCAGCTCCACCCGGCCGCCCACACGGCAGGGCGGCGACGCCGTGGCGTACGCGATCCGGCAGATCGGCAAGCCGTACGTGTGGGGCGCGGAGGGGCCGGGGTCCTTCGACTGCTCCGGGCTGACGTCCCGGGCCTGGTCGTCGGCCGGACGGCCGATCCCGCGCACCTCGCAGGAACAGTGGAAGCGGCTCCCGAAGGTGCCGCTCTCCTCACTGCGCCCCGGCGACCTGGTGGTCTACTTCCCGAAGGCGACCCATGTGGCGCTGTACATCGGCAACGGCCTCGTGGTGCAGGCACCCCGCCCCGGTACGGAGGTGAAGGTCTCCCCGGTGGCGTCGAACCCGCTGCTCGGGGCCGTCCGCCCGGACCCCGGCGGCGTACCGCTGTCCGCGTACACGCTCCCGGATCTCCCCGAGGGCGCCCGCGACGGCTCGGACACCGGGTACGGCGCGGACACGGCACCGGACGCGGCACCCGAATAG